One genomic region from Sulfurovum riftiae encodes:
- the ftsZ gene encoding cell division protein FtsZ, which translates to MEEFEISVVETKCQTNGAKIKAIGIGGGGGNMINHMIQEGINSIDLIVANTDSQALDSSLAPYKMQLGMNATRGLGAGMVPEKGREAALESFEDIKAMLEGSDIVFISAGLGGGTGTGAAPIIAQAAKEVGALTVSIVTSPFKFEGRKRTKLAKEGLEELKRESDSIIVVPNEKLLSIVEKNLGLKESFRMVDDILAQAVGGISKVILSHGDHDINLDFADVKTVMGHRGLALMGTGYSTGSSAAYDAAKMAIESPLLDNISIDGAMGVLVHFDIHPGYPLNGISEAMDIIYDSADEDADVIFGTTTNENMEIDEVKITIVATGFEDQNSVPEATPVKTTQKTLLSEPVQPNNLHTLGTKRIVVGQDYTENEDILDVPTFLRKQMD; encoded by the coding sequence ATGGAAGAGTTCGAAATAAGTGTCGTTGAGACAAAATGTCAAACAAACGGAGCAAAGATCAAAGCGATCGGTATAGGTGGCGGTGGCGGAAACATGATCAACCACATGATACAGGAGGGGATCAACAGTATCGACCTTATTGTTGCCAATACGGATTCACAGGCACTTGACAGTTCACTGGCACCATACAAAATGCAGCTTGGTATGAATGCGACAAGAGGTCTTGGTGCAGGAATGGTCCCGGAAAAAGGACGTGAAGCCGCACTGGAGAGTTTTGAAGACATCAAAGCGATGCTTGAAGGTTCCGATATCGTATTTATCTCTGCAGGTCTCGGCGGGGGTACAGGTACAGGTGCTGCACCTATCATCGCCCAGGCGGCAAAAGAGGTAGGTGCCCTTACTGTTTCCATCGTGACCAGTCCTTTCAAGTTCGAAGGAAGAAAAAGAACCAAACTGGCAAAAGAGGGTCTTGAAGAGCTCAAACGAGAGAGTGACTCCATCATTGTCGTACCGAACGAAAAACTGCTTTCCATCGTAGAGAAGAATCTGGGACTCAAAGAGAGTTTCAGAATGGTAGACGATATTCTCGCTCAGGCAGTAGGCGGGATCTCAAAAGTGATCCTCTCGCACGGTGACCACGACATCAACCTTGACTTCGCCGATGTGAAAACGGTCATGGGGCACAGAGGATTGGCACTGATGGGTACAGGGTACAGCACGGGTTCAAGTGCAGCATACGATGCGGCCAAAATGGCTATCGAATCTCCACTGCTTGACAACATTTCCATAGACGGAGCGATGGGTGTACTTGTACATTTCGATATTCACCCGGGATACCCACTGAACGGTATCAGTGAAGCGATGGATATCATCTATGACAGTGCAGATGAAGATGCAGATGTGATCTTTGGTACCACAACGAATGAGAATATGGAGATCGATGAAGTCAAGATCACGATCGTCGCTACAGGGTTCGAGGACCAGAACAGTGTTCCTGAAGCCACACCGGTAAAGACAACACAAAAAACACTTTTGAGCGAACCGGTACAGCCGAACAACCTGCATACACTCGGTACAAAGAGGATCGTGGTAGGTCAGGACTACACAGAGAATGAAGATATTCTCGATGTACCTACCTTCCTTAGAAAACAGATGGATTAA
- a CDS encoding glutathionylspermidine synthase family protein, with product MIALQKTTPLSTDYLESLGFVWHTDSDESPYVADELVVISEAEAEAYYEAANTLYDMFVEAAEHVIENNLFHEIGIPFNLVELIKESWENDVHWHLYGRFDLAGGIDGKPIKLLEFNADTPTALFETAVVQWAILKQNSMEETAQFNALYEALLDNFKRLVTLDEDVSDFESRYEGWKFLFTSIRGNSEEENTVRLLQHIATEAGYATQFAYIDEIEFSAEEGIFYNEENYELWFKLIPWEDIALEESDLAMLLTNIIKNQKAIIFNPAYTLLFQSKGMLKILWDLYPDHPLLLQSSFEPLNGKKQVEKPIFGREGGNVAIIDTDNSVIEQVTGDYSSHKMVYQAYTELPTDQKGLSYQAGVFYAYEACALGFRKGGKILDNMSKFVGHIVR from the coding sequence ATGATAGCTTTACAGAAAACCACACCCCTCTCAACAGACTATCTTGAATCTCTCGGATTTGTCTGGCACACGGACAGCGACGAAAGCCCTTATGTTGCAGATGAACTCGTCGTCATCTCAGAAGCAGAGGCGGAAGCATACTATGAAGCTGCCAACACACTCTACGATATGTTCGTGGAAGCTGCCGAGCATGTCATCGAAAACAACCTCTTTCATGAGATCGGCATCCCCTTCAACCTCGTCGAGCTCATCAAGGAGAGCTGGGAGAACGATGTACACTGGCATCTCTATGGCAGATTCGACCTTGCAGGAGGCATTGACGGCAAACCGATAAAACTGCTTGAGTTCAATGCAGACACTCCGACCGCACTGTTTGAAACTGCTGTGGTACAGTGGGCCATACTCAAACAGAACAGTATGGAAGAGACAGCACAGTTCAATGCACTCTATGAAGCGCTGCTTGACAACTTCAAACGTCTTGTCACTCTCGACGAGGATGTTTCCGACTTCGAAAGCCGCTATGAGGGGTGGAAGTTCCTCTTTACCTCCATCAGAGGCAATTCGGAAGAAGAAAATACCGTCAGACTTCTGCAGCATATCGCTACGGAAGCGGGATATGCCACTCAATTCGCCTACATAGACGAGATAGAATTTTCTGCAGAAGAAGGGATATTCTACAATGAGGAGAATTATGAACTCTGGTTCAAACTGATCCCCTGGGAGGATATCGCACTGGAAGAGTCCGACCTTGCCATGTTGCTGACCAACATCATCAAGAACCAGAAAGCGATCATCTTCAACCCGGCATACACCCTGCTCTTTCAGAGTAAAGGCATGCTCAAGATATTGTGGGACCTCTACCCCGACCATCCTCTTCTTCTGCAAAGCTCTTTTGAGCCGCTGAACGGCAAGAAACAGGTGGAGAAACCCATCTTTGGCAGAGAAGGCGGCAATGTCGCCATCATCGATACCGATAACAGTGTAATCGAACAGGTCACAGGAGACTACAGCAGCCACAAGATGGTCTATCAGGCCTATACGGAACTTCCGACAGACCAGAAAGGCCTGAGTTATCAGGCAGGTGTTTTCTACGCCTACGAAGCCTGCGCGCTCGGTTTCAGAAAAGGCGGGAAGATCCTGGACAATATGTCAAAATTCGTAGGACATATCGTCCGGTAG
- the prmC gene encoding peptide chain release factor N(5)-glutamine methyltransferase, translated as MTIKEALFRARKQLLKACERPQFEAELLLSHHLKQDRMYLITHENDVLEDPDGYETLVKRRATNEPYEYIVGNASFYDINLAVESGVLIPRPETEILIELVAEIIEKEKITKIAEIGVGSGAISIVLARKFPELKIIATDICETPIKVAEENIDRFGLAEQIELRHSHLIDAVSEPVELVVSNPPYIAEDFLLESNVVDYEPKEALFGGRVGDELLKQIITDVKARGIKWLACEMGYDQKEPISEFVNEIGVKSIAFYKDLAGFDRGFIIQFP; from the coding sequence ATGACAATTAAAGAAGCACTGTTCCGGGCGAGGAAACAGCTTTTAAAAGCCTGTGAACGGCCGCAGTTTGAAGCGGAACTTCTTTTGTCCCACCATTTGAAACAGGATCGTATGTACCTGATCACGCATGAAAATGATGTGCTCGAGGATCCGGATGGCTATGAAACGCTTGTCAAAAGAAGGGCTACAAATGAACCGTATGAGTACATTGTGGGCAATGCCAGTTTTTACGATATCAACCTGGCAGTGGAGAGCGGGGTGCTCATTCCCCGTCCCGAAACCGAAATACTGATAGAGCTGGTCGCAGAGATCATTGAAAAAGAGAAGATCACGAAGATCGCAGAGATCGGTGTGGGTTCGGGTGCCATCTCCATCGTACTTGCACGGAAATTTCCCGAACTGAAGATTATTGCCACGGATATCTGTGAAACTCCGATCAAAGTAGCAGAAGAGAATATTGATCGGTTCGGACTGGCAGAACAGATCGAACTGAGACATTCCCACCTGATCGACGCGGTCAGTGAGCCTGTCGAACTGGTAGTATCGAACCCTCCCTACATTGCAGAAGATTTCCTGCTTGAATCCAATGTGGTCGATTATGAACCCAAAGAGGCACTTTTTGGCGGCAGAGTGGGGGATGAGCTGCTGAAACAGATCATTACGGATGTCAAGGCACGCGGGATAAAATGGTTGGCGTGTGAAATGGGATATGACCAGAAAGAGCCGATTTCAGAATTTGTTAATGAAATTGGAGTAAAATCCATTGCATTTTACAAGGACCTTGCCGGTTTTGACCGCGGGTTTATTATACAATTCCCGTAG
- a CDS encoding symmetrical bis(5'-nucleosyl)-tetraphosphatase encodes MSVWAIGDIQGCYGAFMQLLEEIAFDPKKDRLWLVGDLVNRGEGSLETLEYIYSIRESVEVVLGNHDISLIAAYYGLKKSNPTIDPILNSPRAAELIEWLRHQKFLHTDFQLGYCMAHAGISPEFDLGMAMMYAKRIEEKLQSEEAAAWLKKMFKSGINRFNRDSSKIDIDRYIVSAFTRMRFCYKDHRLDFDQKGPPTDELREKGLKPWFECENRQDIDLKIVFGHWSTLGFYQDEHVLALDTGCVWGGKMTAARIDVEIPEIVSVSCEKEGPAASG; translated from the coding sequence ATGAGTGTTTGGGCAATAGGTGATATCCAGGGGTGTTACGGTGCTTTCATGCAGCTTCTCGAAGAGATCGCATTCGATCCGAAGAAGGATAGGCTCTGGCTTGTCGGTGACCTTGTAAACCGTGGTGAAGGTTCTCTCGAGACACTGGAATACATCTACAGTATCAGGGAAAGTGTCGAAGTGGTACTTGGTAACCATGATATCTCCCTGATCGCAGCCTATTACGGGTTGAAAAAATCCAATCCGACCATCGATCCTATTCTCAATTCTCCTCGTGCTGCCGAACTGATAGAGTGGCTGCGTCACCAGAAGTTCCTTCATACCGATTTTCAGCTGGGATACTGCATGGCGCATGCAGGGATCTCTCCCGAATTCGACCTGGGTATGGCGATGATGTATGCCAAACGTATCGAAGAGAAGCTGCAGAGTGAAGAGGCGGCAGCCTGGCTGAAGAAGATGTTCAAAAGCGGTATCAACCGTTTCAACAGAGACTCCAGCAAGATCGATATAGACCGCTACATCGTCAGTGCGTTTACCCGTATGCGCTTCTGTTACAAAGACCACCGGCTCGACTTCGACCAGAAGGGGCCTCCGACGGATGAACTCAGGGAAAAGGGGTTGAAGCCCTGGTTCGAGTGCGAGAACAGACAGGATATCGATCTGAAGATCGTTTTCGGGCACTGGTCGACACTTGGGTTTTACCAGGATGAACATGTGCTGGCACTCGATACAGGATGTGTCTGGGGCGGAAAAATGACGGCAGCACGCATTGATGTGGAAATACCAGAGATCGTTTCTGTAAGCTGTGAAAAAGAGGGACCGGCTGCTTCAGGGTAA
- a CDS encoding DUF4149 domain-containing protein: protein MKKYFRMTTMAYLILLTATLGAGLYAGIVVAPVTFHTEDWLGSGVLSHFQEGLIMTQNFVKLSYLVDVTVVAVALYEGYKYKKFERDTVTQVATFFVIATGLMFGHYYLPDILTMQLAGEEMTKSAAFISTHKGSEINFKIFSLALLVLIVRNMQKACK, encoded by the coding sequence ATGAAAAAATATTTCAGAATGACAACAATGGCCTACCTTATTTTGCTGACAGCGACACTCGGAGCAGGGCTTTATGCAGGAATCGTTGTGGCACCTGTGACATTCCATACGGAAGATTGGCTGGGCAGTGGAGTGCTGAGCCATTTCCAGGAGGGGCTCATCATGACGCAGAATTTCGTCAAGCTCTCCTATCTGGTCGATGTTACGGTCGTTGCAGTAGCGCTTTATGAAGGGTACAAATACAAAAAATTCGAAAGAGATACTGTTACGCAGGTAGCCACCTTTTTCGTTATTGCCACAGGATTGATGTTCGGCCACTACTACCTTCCCGATATCCTCACCATGCAGCTTGCAGGCGAGGAGATGACAAAATCGGCAGCCTTCATCAGTACCCATAAGGGCAGCGAGATCAATTTCAAGATCTTCTCCCTGGCATTGTTGGTACTGATCGTAAGGAATATGCAGAAGGCATGTAAATGA
- a CDS encoding M48 family metallopeptidase codes for MLEIIVALYSIYTFIRVYISVMQIGYINQEKRKDPVLMAAGKYMVAANYAVAKEKLGIIETFVDYLMFIWWVFAGFAWLSSLFQVDGSVMSSVLFLFGVVAVNYIVGLPFSLYQTFKIDEAFGFNKMTLKMFIIDALKSIALFVVIGGAIFALLSWIISSYEMWWLWGFILMFAIAVAANLLMPFFMSLFNKFSPLEEGELKEAIVNLMDQAGLKSDGIFVMDASKRDSRLNAFFGGLGKSKRVVLYDTLLEKLDKKELLAVLGHELGHFSHGDIWKNIALMGLLLFIAFYLFGHLPDTLFIEMGVAPYAGVQIAMLMLLLPLLSFVFTPFMSYVSRHNEYAADEYGSAMGGKENLVSALLKLITENKAFPKSHPLVIFFYYTHPPILERLKELDYDASNVVIAEEKIEEPPLPNDGIFAFVNKDDN; via the coding sequence ATGTTGGAAATTATTGTAGCATTATACTCAATTTATACGTTTATACGAGTTTATATTTCAGTGATGCAGATAGGCTATATCAACCAGGAGAAGCGTAAGGACCCTGTACTTATGGCGGCGGGGAAATACATGGTCGCGGCGAACTATGCCGTGGCCAAAGAGAAGCTTGGTATCATCGAGACCTTTGTGGACTATCTGATGTTCATCTGGTGGGTCTTTGCCGGATTCGCATGGCTCTCATCACTGTTTCAGGTAGACGGTTCTGTCATGAGTTCGGTACTGTTCCTTTTCGGGGTGGTCGCAGTGAATTACATTGTGGGCCTTCCTTTCTCTTTGTATCAGACCTTCAAGATCGACGAAGCTTTCGGCTTCAATAAAATGACGTTGAAGATGTTCATAATCGATGCGCTGAAATCCATTGCACTCTTTGTTGTCATCGGTGGGGCGATCTTTGCGCTGCTCTCCTGGATCATCTCTTCGTATGAGATGTGGTGGCTCTGGGGCTTCATACTTATGTTCGCCATTGCTGTAGCGGCAAACCTCCTTATGCCGTTCTTCATGAGCCTGTTCAACAAATTCTCTCCGCTCGAAGAGGGGGAACTCAAAGAGGCGATCGTGAACCTGATGGACCAGGCTGGCCTGAAGAGTGACGGTATCTTCGTGATGGATGCCAGCAAGCGTGACAGCCGTCTCAATGCTTTTTTCGGCGGATTGGGAAAGAGCAAAAGGGTGGTACTTTACGATACACTGCTTGAAAAACTGGACAAGAAAGAGCTTCTGGCTGTCCTGGGACATGAGCTGGGGCACTTTTCCCACGGGGATATCTGGAAAAACATTGCTTTGATGGGCCTGCTTCTCTTCATTGCCTTCTATCTTTTCGGCCATCTGCCCGATACACTCTTCATAGAGATGGGTGTGGCACCCTATGCCGGTGTACAGATAGCGATGCTCATGCTTTTGCTGCCTCTGCTCAGTTTCGTCTTCACGCCGTTCATGTCGTATGTAAGCAGACATAATGAGTATGCCGCAGATGAATACGGTTCGGCGATGGGCGGGAAAGAGAATCTGGTCTCTGCCCTGTTGAAACTCATTACCGAGAACAAGGCATTCCCGAAATCGCATCCTTTGGTGATCTTCTTCTACTATACCCATCCGCCGATCCTGGAAAGGCTCAAAGAGCTGGACTATGATGCAAGCAATGTGGTCATAGCGGAAGAGAAGATCGAAGAACCGCCATTGCCCAATGACGGGATCTTTGCATTTGTGAACAAAGATGACAATTAA
- a CDS encoding DNA-deoxyinosine glycosylase — MSNETLDHPFKPIVFKDTKTLILGSFPSIKSFENNFYYGHPRNQFWKILEAVTGYPVNNRDQKIWLLKECRLGLWDMIGSCQRDNSLDSSLEDEVVNDIPALLSAYPSIEKIAFTGKKAQALFETHFSYLEIERVYLPSPSPAYAAMTFEEKAVQYKNMLGDRNEE, encoded by the coding sequence ATGAGTAATGAAACATTGGACCATCCTTTTAAACCGATCGTTTTCAAAGATACGAAAACATTGATACTCGGTTCTTTTCCCAGTATCAAATCTTTCGAGAACAATTTTTACTATGGGCATCCGCGAAACCAGTTCTGGAAGATCCTTGAAGCGGTGACAGGCTACCCTGTCAATAACCGAGACCAGAAGATTTGGCTACTCAAAGAGTGCAGACTCGGCCTTTGGGATATGATAGGCTCCTGTCAGAGAGACAATTCGCTTGATTCCTCACTCGAAGATGAGGTAGTGAATGATATCCCGGCACTGCTCTCTGCCTATCCGAGTATTGAAAAGATCGCATTCACGGGCAAGAAAGCCCAGGCACTCTTCGAGACACACTTTTCCTATCTTGAGATAGAGAGGGTCTATCTGCCATCACCATCGCCGGCGTATGCCGCTATGACATTTGAAGAAAAGGCAGTACAATACAAGAATATGTTAGGAGATAGGAATGAGGAATGA
- a CDS encoding UPF0323 family lipoprotein, protein MKYINRLSTIAAATGLGALLATGITGCSSSTQQEAQQPKGAFVIIEETAPGKYKIKDEFPADETRIVLKELDGKERVLTKEEMDKLVKEEAAKIDNGTSVLTQQNPEVSQGMGLGSVLLSSIAGAMIGSWIGNKLFGNQNYQNNRKAGYKSPQTYQRSKKSFNKPRKSTTKRSGFFGGKKSSTRSGGFFGG, encoded by the coding sequence ATGAAATATATCAATAGACTTTCGACCATTGCTGCAGCAACAGGTCTCGGCGCCCTGCTTGCAACCGGTATCACAGGATGCAGCAGCAGTACACAGCAGGAAGCGCAGCAGCCAAAAGGTGCCTTCGTCATCATTGAAGAGACGGCTCCCGGCAAATACAAGATCAAAGATGAATTCCCGGCAGATGAGACACGTATCGTCCTCAAAGAGCTTGACGGCAAAGAGAGGGTCCTGACCAAAGAGGAGATGGACAAGCTTGTCAAAGAGGAGGCAGCCAAGATCGACAACGGTACATCCGTATTGACACAACAGAACCCTGAAGTCTCTCAGGGTATGGGACTGGGTTCAGTACTGCTCTCCAGTATCGCCGGAGCAATGATCGGTTCCTGGATCGGGAACAAGCTCTTTGGGAACCAGAACTACCAGAACAACCGCAAGGCAGGCTACAAGTCACCACAGACCTACCAGAGAAGCAAAAAGAGTTTCAATAAACCAAGAAAATCCACAACAAAGCGAAGCGGCTTTTTCGGAGGGAAAAAGAGTTCTACAAGAAGCGGCGGCTTCTTTGGCGGCTGA